The following coding sequences lie in one Capnocytophaga stomatis genomic window:
- the rplS gene encoding 50S ribosomal protein L19, which produces MESLLKYVQDNFVAKKDFPEFSTGDTITVYYEIKEGDKKRTQFFKGVVIQRKGSGATETFTIRKMSGTVGVERIFPFNMPALQKIEVNKRGKVRRARIYYFRGLTGKKARIKEIR; this is translated from the coding sequence ATGGAATCTTTATTAAAGTACGTACAGGATAACTTTGTAGCAAAAAAAGATTTTCCTGAATTTTCAACAGGAGACACTATTACAGTGTATTATGAGATTAAAGAGGGAGACAAAAAACGTACACAGTTTTTTAAAGGAGTTGTAATTCAACGCAAAGGAAGTGGAGCGACTGAAACATTTACTATCCGAAAAATGTCAGGAACGGTTGGTGTTGAGCGTATCTTCCCTTTCAATATGCCTGCTCTTCAAAAAATTGAAGTTAACAAAAGAGGAAAAGTTAGACGTGCAAGAATCTACTATTTCAGAGGGCTTACCGGTAAAAAAGCTCGTATCAAAGAGATTCGATAA